A part of Eschrichtius robustus isolate mEscRob2 chromosome 20, mEscRob2.pri, whole genome shotgun sequence genomic DNA contains:
- the FBF1 gene encoding fas-binding factor 1 isoform X6 — translation MATLGFGDSPKAERRHTGDQEGRLPARSKLDELLGRGTAAKLLARPGTGEHREFKLDKKYQRPQDKEDTGGDEDFTFGAYQPTVGSSEGRQSRRQSVSRFFEGGTDPKAEPGSRQSTPAASSPTQPRRGGADWLGLKDEGLDLLPPSPTREARRGPPPASQHSAPSRHSAPAGLPSLGAKPPAEGTGSPAKGSQPSQPGASEKEEAGDWLSHALSRKQSRGLAGEEHDVACKGQHSVGALPSDSQPAAGTQGLEPAAAGGTPGTAAQRPPARPAASGSPVTWNPAALALHAGDPKRGTAPGDCSGTEPAVGFPGSQEPPGLSVPVQCMLPESLARSLLPGSEYQQQLLAAQAQLQRGTAELQADLLQSQARLAELEAQVRKLELERTQHQLLLESLQQRHQADLELIDSAHRSRVKVLETSYQQREERLRRENEELSAQYLSRCQEAEQARAELTAQHQRRLAATAQEKDQEMERLRELQRASILEMRKDHEEQLQRLKLLKDREIDAVTSATSHTRSLNGIIEQMEKFSSSLHELSSRVEASHLSTAQERELGIRQRDEQLRALQERLSRQQRDMEEERSRLQEVIGKMEARLSEQSRLLEQERWRVNAEQSKAESAQRALEEQRKVMVQQMAMEREELERAKSALLEEQKSVMHKCGEERRRLAAEWAEFFAQQKLSKERAEREAERALQVDTQREGTLVSLAKEQAELKVRASELRAKEDQLAAEREALEQERQELRLEKERVGAAAQRIRLRAEEVERLSQVASQKYEEGERALREARQVQSEQQARLQLVQQQQERLRQQERHVHQEHLSLAQQRLQLDRIRQDLPSGPVGLLSRAQGPAASGLSAIVAPARPTPQCSQLPAGLGPSHLHAKLVLLKHTAEQDRDFLENEQFFLETLKKASYNMTSHSA, via the exons ATGGCCACCCTGGGGTTTGGAGACAGCCCCAAAGCAGAGAGGAGGCACACGGGAGACCA GGAGGGGCGCCTCCCTGCCCGCTCCAAGCTGGATGAGCTGCTGGGTCGGGGCACTGCCGCCAAACTCCTGGCCCGTCCGGGCACCGGGGAGCACAGGGAATTCAAGCTAGACAAGAAGTATCAGCGGCCACAGG ACAAAGAAGACACCGGGGGTGACGAGGACTTCACCTTTGGGGCCTATCAGCCCACCGTGGGCTCCTCCGAGGGCCGGCAGTCCCGCCGGCAGTCCGTCAG TAGGTTCTTTGAAGGCGGCACAGACCCCAAGGCAGAACCAGGCTCCAGACAGAGCACCCCAGCAgcatccagccccacccagcccaggaggggaggtgccgACTGGCTGGGCCTCAAGGACGAAGGCTTggacctgctccctccctccccgaccagggaggcTCGGAGGGGACCCCCTCCCGCCAGCCAGCATTCTGCTCCCAGCCGCCACTCTGCCCCGGCCGGGCTGCCCTCCTTGGGGGCGAAGCCACCAGCCGAGGGTACCGGTTCTCCTGCCAAAGGCAGCCAGCCTTCCCAGCCAGGAGCGTCTGAGAAGGAGGAGGCGGGGGACTGGCTGAGCCACGCCCTGTCTCGGAAGCAGTCCCGGGGTCTGGCCGGAGAGGAGCACGACGTAGCCTGTAAGGGCCAGCACTCGGTAGGGGCGCTGCCTTCCGACAG CCAGCCTGCTGCCGGCACCCAAGGGCTCGAGCCAGCAGCCGCCGGGGGGACCCCAGGCACGGCAGCACAGAGGCCGCCCGCCCGGCCTGCCGCCTCAGG gtccccTGTGACTTGGAACCCCGCTGCCTTGGCCCTCCATGCGGGTGACCCAAAGAGGGGAACAGCCCCTGGAGATTGCTCCGGCACTG AGCCTGCAGTTGGTTTCCCAGGCTCCCAGGAACCCCCAGGGCTCTCTGTGCCTGTCCAG TGCATgctcccagagtccctggcccggAGCCTGCTGCCCGGCTCCGAATACCAGCAGCAGCTCCTGGCGGCACAGGCTCAGCTTCAGAGAGGCACTGCCGAGCTCCAGGCCGACCTCCTGCAGAGTCAGGCCCGGCTGGCGGAGCTCGAGGCCCAG GTGCGGAAACTCGAGCTGGAGCGGACACAGCACCAGCTGCTGCTGGAAAGTTTGCAGCAGAGGCACCAGGCGGACCTGGAGCTCATCGACAGCGCCCACAG GAGCCGAGTCAAGGTGCTAGAAACATCGTACCAGCAACGGGAAGAGCGGCTGCGGAGAGAGAATGAGGAGCTGTCTGCCCAGTACCTGTCGCGCTGCCAGGAGGCCGAGCAGGCCCGCGCCGAGCTCACAGCCCAGCACCAGCGGCGCTTGGCGGCCACCGCGCAGGAGAAGGACCAGGAGATGGAGCGGCTCCGGGAGCTGCAGCG GGCCTCCATCCTGGAGATGCGCAAGGACCACGAGGAGCAGCTGCAGCGGCTGAAGCTGCTGAAGGACCGGGAGATCGACGCCGTCACCAGCGCCACCTCCCATACGCG GTCCCTGAATGGCATCATCGAGCAGATGGAGAAGTTCTCCAGCAGCCTGCACGAGCTGTCCTCCCGCGTGGAGGCCTCGCACCTCAGCACTGCCCAGGAGCGGGAGCTGGGCATCCGGCAGCGAGATGAGCAGCTCCGAG CGCTGCAGGAGAGGCTGAGCCGGCAGCAGCGGGACATGGAGGAGGAGCGGAGCCGGCTCCAGGAGGTCATCGGGAAGATGGAGGCGCGCCTGAGCGAGCAGAGCCGGCTGCTGGAGCAG GAACGCTGGCGGGTGAATGCCGAGCAGTCCAAGGCCGAGTCCGCGCAGCGCGCTCTGGAGGAGCAGAGGAAGGTCATGGTCCAGCAGATGGCCATGGAGCGGGAGGAGCTGGAGAGGGCCAAG AGTGCCTTGCTGGAGGAGCAGAAGTCCGTCATGCACAAGTGTGGGGAGGAGCGGCGGCGCCTGGCGGCCGAGTGGGCCGAGTTCTTTGCACAGCAGAAGCTGAGTAAGGAGCGGGCCGAGCGTGAGGCGGAGCGGGCGCTGCAGGTGGACACCCAGCGGGAGGGCACCCTCGTCAGCCTGGCCAAG GAACAGGCAGAGCTGAAGGTCAGGGCGAGCGAGCTCCGGGCCAAAGAGGACCAGCTGGCGGCCGAGAGGGAGGCTCTGGAACAGGAGCGCCAGGAGCTGCGGCTGGAGAAGGAGAGGGTCGGCGCCGCCGCCCAGCGCATCAGGCTGCGCGCTGAGGAGGTGGAGCGCCTGAGCCAG GTGGCCTCGCAGAAGTACGAGGAGGGGGAGCGGGCACTGCGCGAGGCCCGGCAGGTGCAGTCGGAGCAGCAGGCCCGGCTGCAGCTggtgcagcagcagcaggagcggCTGCGGCAGCAGGAGCGGCACGTGCACCAG GAGCACCTGAGTCTGGCCCAGCAGCGGCTGCAGCTGGATCGTATCCGACAGGACCTGCCCTCCGGGCCCGTGGGGCTGCTCTCCAGGGCCCAGGGCCCGGCAGCCTCCGGCCTGAGTG CCATCGTGGCTCCTGCCCGCCCCACTCCTCAGTGCAGCCAGCTGCCAGCCGGCCTGGGCCCCTCGCACCTCCACGCCAAGCTGGTGCTGCTGAAACACACAGCTGAGCAG GACCGTGACTTCCTGGAGAACGAACAGTTCTTCCTGGAGACCCTGAAGAAAGCCTCCTACAACATGACGTCGCATTCAGCCTGA
- the FBF1 gene encoding fas-binding factor 1 isoform X5: MKDLDEMDADLLGLKKSNLASSKRSAKGSGKEEQPSPLKPAGVLTASEKRDAIPTKKLSPSPSSLGHQYRKFSFEDLEDPLAGLLSDDEEGIAKKLPGTESKTASVKSPAPARDQAPGNTPVRKKEELLFDDGDDIMATLGFGDSPKAERRHTGDQEGRLPARSKLDELLGRGTAAKLLARPGTGEHREFKLDKKYQRPQDKEDTGGDEDFTFGAYQPTVGSSEGRQSRRQSVSRFFEGGTDPKAEPGSRQSTPAASSPTQPRRGGADWLGLKDEGLDLLPPSPTREARRGPPPASQHSAPSRHSAPAGLPSLGAKPPAEGTGSPAKGSQPSQPGASEKEEAGDWLSHALSRKQSRGLAGEEHDVACKGQHSVGALPSDSQPAAGTQGLEPAAAGGTPGTAAQRPPARPAASGSPVTWNPAALALHAGDPKRGTAPGDCSGTEPAVGFPGSQEPPGLSVPVQCMLPESLARSLLPGSEYQQQLLAAQAQLQRGTAELQADLLQSQARLAELEAQVRKLELERTQHQLLLESLQQRHQADLELIDSAHRSRVKVLETSYQQREERLRRENEELSAQYLSRCQEAEQARAELTAQHQRRLAATAQEKDQEMERLRELQRASILEMRKDHEEQLQRLKLLKDREIDAVTSATSHTRSLNGIIEQMEKFSSSLHELSSRVEASHLSTAQERELGIRQRDEQLRALQERLSRQQRDMEEERSRLQEVIGKMEARLSEQSRLLEQERWRVNAEQSKAESAQRALEEQRKVMVQQMAMEREELERAKSALLEEQKSVMHKCGEERRRLAAEWAEFFAQQKLSKERAEREAERALQVDTQREGTLVSLAKEQAELKVRASELRAKEDQLAAEREALEQERQELRLEKERVGAAAQRIRLRAEEVERLSQVASQKYEEGERALREARQVQSEQQARLQLVQQQQERLRQQERHVHQEHLSLAQQRLQLDRIRQDLPSGPVGLLSRAQGPAASGLSAIVAPARPTPQCSQLPAGLGPSHLHAKLVLLKHTAEQDRDFLENEQFFLETLKKASYNMTSHSA, encoded by the exons ATGAAG GATCTGGATGAAATGGATGCTGATCTCCTGGGTCTGAAGAAGTCTAATCTAGCCTCAAGCAAAAGGTCTGCAAAGGGTTCTGGGAAAGAAGAGCAGCCTAGCCCTCTTAAACCTGCTGGTGTGTTAACAGCCAGTGAGAAAC GAGATGCCATTCCCACCAAGAAGCTATctccctctcccagcagccttggGCATCAGTACAGGAAGTTCTCCTTCGAAG ACTTGGAAGACCCGTTGGCAGGACTCCTCTCTGATGATGAGGAAGGAATCGCCAAGAAGCTGCCAGGGACGGAGAGTAAAACAGCTTCCGTAAAGAGCCCAGCCCCGGCCAGAGATCAAG CTCCTGGGAACACTCCGGTCCGAAAGAAAGAAGAGTTGCTCTTTGACGATGGAGACGACATCATGGCCACCCTGGGGTTTGGAGACAGCCCCAAAGCAGAGAGGAGGCACACGGGAGACCA GGAGGGGCGCCTCCCTGCCCGCTCCAAGCTGGATGAGCTGCTGGGTCGGGGCACTGCCGCCAAACTCCTGGCCCGTCCGGGCACCGGGGAGCACAGGGAATTCAAGCTAGACAAGAAGTATCAGCGGCCACAGG ACAAAGAAGACACCGGGGGTGACGAGGACTTCACCTTTGGGGCCTATCAGCCCACCGTGGGCTCCTCCGAGGGCCGGCAGTCCCGCCGGCAGTCCGTCAG TAGGTTCTTTGAAGGCGGCACAGACCCCAAGGCAGAACCAGGCTCCAGACAGAGCACCCCAGCAgcatccagccccacccagcccaggaggggaggtgccgACTGGCTGGGCCTCAAGGACGAAGGCTTggacctgctccctccctccccgaccagggaggcTCGGAGGGGACCCCCTCCCGCCAGCCAGCATTCTGCTCCCAGCCGCCACTCTGCCCCGGCCGGGCTGCCCTCCTTGGGGGCGAAGCCACCAGCCGAGGGTACCGGTTCTCCTGCCAAAGGCAGCCAGCCTTCCCAGCCAGGAGCGTCTGAGAAGGAGGAGGCGGGGGACTGGCTGAGCCACGCCCTGTCTCGGAAGCAGTCCCGGGGTCTGGCCGGAGAGGAGCACGACGTAGCCTGTAAGGGCCAGCACTCGGTAGGGGCGCTGCCTTCCGACAG CCAGCCTGCTGCCGGCACCCAAGGGCTCGAGCCAGCAGCCGCCGGGGGGACCCCAGGCACGGCAGCACAGAGGCCGCCCGCCCGGCCTGCCGCCTCAGG gtccccTGTGACTTGGAACCCCGCTGCCTTGGCCCTCCATGCGGGTGACCCAAAGAGGGGAACAGCCCCTGGAGATTGCTCCGGCACTG AGCCTGCAGTTGGTTTCCCAGGCTCCCAGGAACCCCCAGGGCTCTCTGTGCCTGTCCAG TGCATgctcccagagtccctggcccggAGCCTGCTGCCCGGCTCCGAATACCAGCAGCAGCTCCTGGCGGCACAGGCTCAGCTTCAGAGAGGCACTGCCGAGCTCCAGGCCGACCTCCTGCAGAGTCAGGCCCGGCTGGCGGAGCTCGAGGCCCAG GTGCGGAAACTCGAGCTGGAGCGGACACAGCACCAGCTGCTGCTGGAAAGTTTGCAGCAGAGGCACCAGGCGGACCTGGAGCTCATCGACAGCGCCCACAG GAGCCGAGTCAAGGTGCTAGAAACATCGTACCAGCAACGGGAAGAGCGGCTGCGGAGAGAGAATGAGGAGCTGTCTGCCCAGTACCTGTCGCGCTGCCAGGAGGCCGAGCAGGCCCGCGCCGAGCTCACAGCCCAGCACCAGCGGCGCTTGGCGGCCACCGCGCAGGAGAAGGACCAGGAGATGGAGCGGCTCCGGGAGCTGCAGCG GGCCTCCATCCTGGAGATGCGCAAGGACCACGAGGAGCAGCTGCAGCGGCTGAAGCTGCTGAAGGACCGGGAGATCGACGCCGTCACCAGCGCCACCTCCCATACGCG GTCCCTGAATGGCATCATCGAGCAGATGGAGAAGTTCTCCAGCAGCCTGCACGAGCTGTCCTCCCGCGTGGAGGCCTCGCACCTCAGCACTGCCCAGGAGCGGGAGCTGGGCATCCGGCAGCGAGATGAGCAGCTCCGAG CGCTGCAGGAGAGGCTGAGCCGGCAGCAGCGGGACATGGAGGAGGAGCGGAGCCGGCTCCAGGAGGTCATCGGGAAGATGGAGGCGCGCCTGAGCGAGCAGAGCCGGCTGCTGGAGCAG GAACGCTGGCGGGTGAATGCCGAGCAGTCCAAGGCCGAGTCCGCGCAGCGCGCTCTGGAGGAGCAGAGGAAGGTCATGGTCCAGCAGATGGCCATGGAGCGGGAGGAGCTGGAGAGGGCCAAG AGTGCCTTGCTGGAGGAGCAGAAGTCCGTCATGCACAAGTGTGGGGAGGAGCGGCGGCGCCTGGCGGCCGAGTGGGCCGAGTTCTTTGCACAGCAGAAGCTGAGTAAGGAGCGGGCCGAGCGTGAGGCGGAGCGGGCGCTGCAGGTGGACACCCAGCGGGAGGGCACCCTCGTCAGCCTGGCCAAG GAACAGGCAGAGCTGAAGGTCAGGGCGAGCGAGCTCCGGGCCAAAGAGGACCAGCTGGCGGCCGAGAGGGAGGCTCTGGAACAGGAGCGCCAGGAGCTGCGGCTGGAGAAGGAGAGGGTCGGCGCCGCCGCCCAGCGCATCAGGCTGCGCGCTGAGGAGGTGGAGCGCCTGAGCCAG GTGGCCTCGCAGAAGTACGAGGAGGGGGAGCGGGCACTGCGCGAGGCCCGGCAGGTGCAGTCGGAGCAGCAGGCCCGGCTGCAGCTggtgcagcagcagcaggagcggCTGCGGCAGCAGGAGCGGCACGTGCACCAG GAGCACCTGAGTCTGGCCCAGCAGCGGCTGCAGCTGGATCGTATCCGACAGGACCTGCCCTCCGGGCCCGTGGGGCTGCTCTCCAGGGCCCAGGGCCCGGCAGCCTCCGGCCTGAGTG CCATCGTGGCTCCTGCCCGCCCCACTCCTCAGTGCAGCCAGCTGCCAGCCGGCCTGGGCCCCTCGCACCTCCACGCCAAGCTGGTGCTGCTGAAACACACAGCTGAGCAG GACCGTGACTTCCTGGAGAACGAACAGTTCTTCCTGGAGACCCTGAAGAAAGCCTCCTACAACATGACGTCGCATTCAGCCTGA